A window of Primulina huaijiensis isolate GDHJ02 chromosome 9, ASM1229523v2, whole genome shotgun sequence contains these coding sequences:
- the LOC140984753 gene encoding 2-oxoglutarate-dependent dioxygenase 19-like, producing MAPTVPLVHDLSIKDLANSSDIKTIPSQFNFVTDPKGLISESLPIVDFSLLVSDIADQRSQALSDLGKACEEWGFFVLINHGIPETLMKSIIETSSEFFDLPMDERRRYEAKSASDPIKAGAGTANGSNHKVFLWRDFMKSYVHPHFHCPDKPQHLRDIVFEYSEKCRWVVRKLLQGISENLELKPGSMDEALNLDSCFQLYATNFYPKCPQPDQAIGIPSHTDPGLLTFLIHNGVAGLQIEHNGEWFHTNSPENAILVNTADHLEIFSNGRYKSVKHRAIVNTEKVRVSVVVANGPAPDVVVSPCVDLVQRDGRALYGSMKFIEYVETQLSNRYDGKSNLECIKIQGNQE from the exons ATGGCGCCGACGGTTCCTCTTGTTCATGATTTGTCCATCAAAGACCTAGCCAATTCATCAGATATCAAAACAATCCCTTCTCAATTCAATTTTGTTACCGATCCCAAAGGCTTGATTTCGGAATCGCTCCCAATCGTCGATTTttccctgctggtctctgatatTGCTGATCAACGGTCCCAAGCCCTCTCAGATCTTGGCAAAGCTTGTGAAGAATGGGGATTCTTTGTG TTGATAAATCATGGGATCCCAGAAACTCTGATGAAGTCCATAATCGAAACAAGTTCTGAGTTTTTCGACTTACCGATGGATGAGAGGCGGCGATATGAGGCCAAAAGTGCGTCGGATCCCATAAAAGCCGGTGCCGGCACTGCCAATGGTTCAAACCACAAGGTTTTCTTGTGGAGGGATTTCATGAAATCCTATGTTCATCCTCATTTTCACTGTCCAGATAAACCTCAACATCTACG GGACATTGTATTCGAGTATTCCGAAAAATGTCGATGGGTTGTGAGAAAACTTCTCCAGGGAATTTCTGAAAACCTGGAATTGAAACCAGGATCCATGGATGAAGCTCTGAACCTGGATTCTTGCTTTCAATTGTATGCTACAAATTTTTACCCGAAGTGCCCGCAGCCTGATCAAGCGATCGGGATCCCTTCACACACTGATCCTGGCCTTTTGACATTTTTGATCCACAATGGAGTTGCTGGCCTTCAAATAGAGCATAATGGGGAGTGGTTCCATACCAATTCTCCAGAAAATGCTATATTGGTTAATACGGCAGATCATCTTGAG ATATTTAGCAATGGACGATACAAAAGTGTGAAGCATCGAGCTATAGTGAATACCGAGAAGGTCAGGGTTTCTGTGGTCGTGGCAAATGGTCCAGCACCAGATGTAGTTGTGAGCCCATGTGTGGACTTGGTGCAGCGCGATGGCCGTGCTTTGTATGGTTCGATGAAATTCATAGAATACGTCGAGACACAATTAAGCAATAGATACGACGGCAAATCAAACTTGGAATGTATCAAGATCCAAGGCAACCAAGAGTAG
- the LOC140984812 gene encoding 2-oxoglutarate-dependent dioxygenase 19-like, whose translation MAPTVPPVNDLCVKDLAQSPDLKSIPSQFTFINDSKGSNSDSLPIVDFSMLVSDNADQRSIALLDIRKACEDWGFFVLINHGIPESLMKAIIDASLEFFDLPEEEKRRYEAKSASDPIKAGSGTANTANNKILLWRDFMKSYVHPNFYCPEKPQHLRDVVSEYSEKSRRVLRKLLQGICENLELEAGSMDEAMNLDSCFQLYAANFYPPCPQPDLAIGIPPHTDHGLLTFLIHNGVAGLQIEHNGEWFHTNSPKNSILVNTADHLEIFSNGRYKSVKHRAVVNTEATRISVVLANGPAPDVIVSPSEELVKRDGRALYGPMKYIEYVETMLSNQYGGKGNLECLKIQADYHE comes from the exons ATGGCACCCACGGTTCCTCCTGTTAATGATTTGTGCGTGAAAGACCTTGCCCAATCTCCCGACCTGAAATCTATTCCTTCCCAGTTCACTTTCATCAATGATTCGAAAGGCTCGAATTCGGATTCGCTCCCGATTGTCGATTTTTCCATGCTCGTCTCGGATAATGCTGATCAACGTTCCATTGCCCTCTTGGATATACGCAAAGCCTGTGAAGATTGGGGATTCTTTGTG CTGATAAATCATGGGATCCCAGAATCACTGATGAAGGCCATAATCGACGCGAGTTTGGAGTTTTTCGACTTGCCGGAGGAGGAAAAGCGGCGGTACGAGGCTAAGAGTGCGTCGGATCCCATAAAAGCCGGCAGTGGCACTGCCAACACTGCGAACAACAAGATTCTCTTGTGGAGGGATTTCATGAAATCCTATGTTCATCCTAACTTTTACTGTCCAGAGAAACCTCAGCATCTAAg GGACGTTGTATCCGAATATTCAGAAAAAAGCCGACGTGTTCTGAGGAAACTCCTGCAGGGAATTTGTGAGAACTTGGAATTGGAAGCAGGATCCATGGATGAAGCTATGAACCTGGATTCTTGCTTTCAGTTGTACGCTGCAAACTTCTACCCGCCATGCCCGCAGCCTGATCTTGCAATCGGGATCCCTCCACATACTGATCATGGTCTTCTAACATTCCTCATTCACAATGGAGTTGCTGGCCTTCAAATAGAGCACAACGGGGAGTGGTTCCACACCAACTCTCCAAAAAATTCTATTTTGGTGAACACCGCAGATCATCTCGAG ATATTTAGCAACGGAAGATACAAAAGTGTAAAGCATAGGGCCGTGGTGAACACCGAGGCGACCAGGATTTCAGTGGTCCTGGCGAATGGTCCAGCACCGGATGTGATTGTGAGCCCATCGGAGGAATTGGTGAAACGTGACGGTCGCGCCTTATATGGTCCGATGAAATACATAGAATATGTGGAGACAATGCTTAGCAATCAATATGGTGGCAAAGGAAACTTGGAATGCTTGAAGATCCAAGCTGATTACCATGAATAG
- the LOC140984866 gene encoding uncharacterized protein, with the protein MGSRYLQNCLLGAKHLIGGRNGVLHSRLVLYHSTGEEGEEILTSEWSEKAFLKLKKWSHTLKEVDLIGGRLVNIDDGSRIVDEALERKLHAFRSIVRAFIGIPLMQETMKNNLMASFGSQDQCRAFQCFGKPSEREKLQVTSLTKVADILSISAQQRKLVRHTICPQVTQHHIWMGSLQEILNGLKSDIDVLIHCHHPSKQIRLAQQIVVGCLKFLESFTSYDDPEYTSWMRPRPIKQGLDSTESRKWEELLEMSIDLINCLDDEKESAFHVSKLEVMKEGLYQIRDVLVDKNIGYKETRHQEYLAQKKLKTTLGHSSQCLFTLLLYYLYGSVKDIEVEVRGGTHTIAGSGNLCLYMGKILTSDEEKVVWNGVKQLDKALGLFKFVWETANMKGNLEVQGHLWCVGSENRSLSYRGIVYFIHGIDLR; encoded by the coding sequence ATGGGCTCTAGATATTTGCAAAATTGTCTTTTAGGAGCTAAACATTTAATCGGCGGGCGAAATGGAGTGTTGCATTCAAGACTGGTGTTGTATCATTCCACAGGGGAAGAAGGAGAGGAGATTTTAACGTCGGAATGGAGTGAGAAGGCCTTTCTGAAGTTGAAGAAATGGAGCCATACGCTGAAAGAAGTGGATTTAATTGGTGGCAGGCTAGTGAATATTGACGACGGTTCAAGAATCGTTGATGAAGCTTTGGAGCGCAAATTGCATGCTTTCAGATCCATTGTTAGGGCCTTCATTGGGATTCCTTTGATGCAAGAAAcgatgaaaaataatttaatggCTTCATTTGGTAGCCAAGATCAGTGCAGAGCTTTTCAGTGTTTTGGTAAGCCAAGTGAAAGGGAGAAACTTCAAGTAACTTCTTTGACTAAAGTTGCCGACATTTTGAGCATTTCTGCGCAGCAAAGGAAGTTGGTCAGGCATACCATATGCCCGCAGGTGACACAGCATCACATATGGATGGGTTCGCTTCAGGAGATACTGAATGGATTGAAATCTGATATTGACGTTCTGATTCATTGCCACCATCCAAGTAAACAGATAAGATTGGCGCAGCAAATAGTTGTTGGCTGTCTTAAGTTTCTCGAGTCGTTTACATCTTATGATGACCCTGAGTATACCTCCTGGATGCGCCCCAGGCCTATAAAACAAGGGTTGGATTCCACCGAATCTCGCAAATGGGAGGAACTTCTTGAGATGTCCATCGATCTCATTAACTGTCTAGATGATGAGAAGGAATCAGCTTTCCATGTTTCCAAACTTGAGGTAATGAAAGAAGGGCTCTATCAGATCAGGGATGTGTTGGTAGATAAGAACATTGGATACAAAGAGACTCGGCACCAGGAATATTTGGCGCAGAAGAAGTTGAAGACGACATTGGGTCACTCATCGCAATGTTTATTTACACTTCTGCTGTATTACCTTTATGGCAGTGTTAAAGATATTGAAGTGGAAGTTCGCGGAGGCACGCATACAATTGCTGGCAGCGGTAACTTGTGCTTGTATATGGGTAAGATTCTTACATCAGATGAGGAAAAGGTCGTGTGGAATGGGGTGAAGCAACTTGATAAGGCTCTTGGCCTGTTCAAGTTTGTATGGGAGACAGCAAACATGAAAGGGAATTTGGAGGTGCAAGGCCATTTGTGGTGTGTTGGGTCTGAGAATAGATCACTTTCTTATCGAGGGATTGTGTACTTCATACATGGTATAGATTTAAGATGA
- the LOC140984527 gene encoding serine/threonine-protein kinase PEPKR2-like: MDCLGKKRKGVEISGECEKVSEEQTQLAILWSHLSLEDYSRRKKKCKEVVVSKIVDSCRSVVNGVATAPACGASSLEHPGRGLKRKIGCIDSATRLGRKKKIDQDYELAKTIGKGKFGSVVLCRSKATGEEFACKILRKGEEIVHREVEIMQHLSGHPGVVTLKAVYEDAESFHLVMELCSGGRLLDQMAKHGLYSEHKAANMIKELMLAVRYCHEMGVVHRDIKPENILLTSSGQVKLADFGLAVRILDGQSLTGVVGSPAYVAPEVLVGDYSEKVDIWSAGILLHALLVGLLPFKGDSLETMFEAIKKEKLDFSGGIWETISQPARDLLSGMLTRSISTRFTANEVLRHPWISFYTEPIINTLTLKSKIKNHSRSTSRHLTSDRLESEREQIMSFNFPSDDSNPALASGSSTEIGEDDNGLVDVLAVAISHVRISEPKRSRICSPSRPIQQECSSNLKSSNLCTAF, encoded by the exons ATGGATTGTCTTGGGAAGAAGAGGAAAGGAGTCGAGATCTCAGGAGAATGTGAAAAAGTTTCTGAGGAACAAACTCAATTGGCGATTCTTTGGTCACATTTGTCACTGGAAGATTATTCAAGAAGGAAAAAGAAGTGCAAGGAAGTAGTTGTTTCGAAAATTGTTGATTCATGTCGAAGTGTTGTTAATGGAGTAGCCACTGCCCCGGCATGCGGGGCATCAAGTTTGGAACATCCAGGTAGAGGTCTTAAGAGGAAAATCGGATGCATTGATTCAGCAACTCGATTAGGTAGGAAGAAGAAGATCGACCAGGACTATGAATTGGCTAAAACAATAGGAAAGGGAAAGTTTGGGTCGGTAGTGTTGTGTAGGAGCAAGGCAACCGGGGAGGAGTTTGCTTGCAAGATTTTGCGCAAAGGGGAGGAGATTGTGCATCGGGAAGTGGAGATAATGCAGCATCTGTCGGGTCACCCTGGTGTTGTGACATTGAAAGCAGTGTATGAAGATGCTGAATCTTTCCATCTAGTAATGGAACTTTGCTCTGGGGGACGATTGCTCGATCAGATGGCTAAACATGGCTTGTATTCTGAGCATAAGGCTGCTAACATGATCAAGGAACTGATGCTGGCCGTGCGATACTGCCATGAGATGGGGGTTGTTCACAGGGACATAAAACCTGAAAATATCCTTCTAACATCTTCTGGACAAGTGAAACTCGCGGACTTTGGATTAGCTGTCAGAATTTTGGACG GTCAGAGCTTGACTGGTGTTGTTGGAAGTCCTGCCTATGTTGCTCCAGAAGTTCTCGTGGGTGATTACTCAGAGAAGGTTGACATCTGGAGTGCTGGCATCCTGCTTCACGCACTTTTGGTTGGCCTGCTTCCATTTAAAGGAGATTCCTTGGAAACTATGTTCGAGGCTATTAAGAAAGAAAAACTAGATTTTAGTGGTGGTATATGGGAAACAATATCTCAACCTGCTCGTGACCTGCTCTCTGGAATGTTGACACGAAGTATCTCGACGAGGTTTACTGCAAATGAAGTTTTAA GACATCCGTGGATTTCATTCTACACAGAACCAATTATTAACACCCTAACTCTCAAATCAAAGATAAAGAACCATTCGAGATCCACTTCGAGGCACCTAACATCTGATAGACTAGAGTCAGAGAGAGAACAAATAATGTCCTTCAACTTTCCCAGTGACGACTCTAATCCAGCTTTAGCTTCTGGTAGTTCTACTGAAATAGGTGAAGATGACAATGGACTGGTTGACGTTCTAGCAGTGGCAATTTCACATGTTCGAATATCTGAGCCAAAAAGAAGCAGGATATGCAGCCCCTCGAGACCCATCCAGCAGGAGTGTTCCTCTAACTTGAAGAGTAGCAACCTCTGTACAGCATTTTGA
- the LOC140984640 gene encoding uncharacterized protein, with the protein MDKLGRGYRAKNIGYDMNKLNGVGFGLNSRTILVIRLPESRVLRIVSRSMFVAMVILALPTLGSMIRASSNGSLYEKGGDLVIASGFKILPFLFRDLLDEGLIKKGHKGLILGAGVGEIEDDFEFLKDAGIDLLSGVNLQHKKVVENRLFDFVFALSFNGIQVFDGVVKDGGLVISPLGDEHSTELRLLRNYKIVYLRRLENTVVAMRKNRGSSNGRENPPVDQVLSGVSTVDEKKVAMKGLEDAYLEPPRREAFLRKSSFTSRKIKFLPDLLKDSLDEYPRRVFISDDSSALDWFYKNYPMRDQEFEVYDLDIVSNSELSEGVLIQGTEVSTWLTKNLECDDYVVMKAEADLVEEMLKEGTLYLVDELFLECNNQWQDGEVNGSKRAYWQCLSLYGKVKDEGIAVHQWWN; encoded by the coding sequence ATGGATAAATTGGGTCGAGGGTATCGAGCTAAGAATATTGGGTATGATATGAATAAGCTGAATGGGGTTGGATTTGGGTTGAATTCTCGGACCATTTTGGTAATCAGGCTACCTGAATCGCGGGTTTTGCGTATCGTGTCAAGATCTATGTTCGTGGCCATGGTTATTCTGGCATTGCCCACACTTGGCTCTATGATCAGAGCCTCATCCAATGGTTCTCTGTACGAAAAGGGTGGCGATTTAGTCATCGCTAGTGGGTTCAAAATTCTACCTTTTTTGTTCCGTGATTTGTTGGACGAAGGCCTAATCAAGAAAGGCCATAAAGGTCTCATTTTGGGGGCTGGCGTTGGTGAAATTGAAGATGATTTTGAGTTCTTGAAGGATGCTGGCATTGATTTGCTCTCCGGAGTTAATCTTCAGCACAAGAAGGTTGTTGAAAACAGGTTGTTTGATTTTGTGTTCGCCTTGAGTTTTAACGGGATCCAGGTGTTTGATGGTGTTGTAAAGGATGGCGGATTGGTGATCTCGCCATTGGGTGATGAACACTCGACCGAGCTAAGATTGCTAAGAAATTACAAGATTGTGTATCTAAGAAGGTTGGAGAACACCGTTGTGGCGATGAGGAAAAACCGGGGATCCTCAAATGGAAGGGAGAATCCCCCTGTGGATCAAGTTTTAAGTGGCGTTAGTACAGTGGATGAAAAGAAAGTTGCAATGAAAGGGTTGGAGGATGCATATCTCGAACCCCCTAGGCGGGAGGCCTTCTTAAGAAAATCAAGCTTTACATCGAGAAAAATCAAGTTCCTTCCTGATCTTTTGAAGGATTCGTTGGATGAATACCCACGCCGAGTCTTTATCTCGGATGACTCGAGTGCACTTGACTGGTTTTACAAGAACTATCCCATGAGAGATCAAGAATTCGAAGTTTATGACTTGGATATCGTGAGTAACAGTGAATTATCGGAAGGTGTCCTCATTCAAGGAACGGAGGTATCGACTTGGTTAACAAAGAACCTGGAATGCGATGACTACGTCGTGATGAAAGCCGAGGCAGATTTGGTGGAGGAGATGCTAAAAGAGGGGACACTGTATCTTGTGGATGAATTGTTCTTGGAGTGCAATAACCAATGGCAAGATGGAGAAGTGAATGGGAGCAAGAGGGCTTATTGGCAGTGTTTATCATTGTATGGTAAAGTGAAGGATGAGGGAATTGCAGTACATCAATGGTGGAACTAA